In the genome of Raphanus sativus cultivar WK10039 chromosome 4, ASM80110v3, whole genome shotgun sequence, one region contains:
- the LOC108849541 gene encoding protein BASIC PENTACYSTEINE4, producing MENGGQYANGSDYLKGANSMWNMLPHHQIKEQHNALVMNKKIMSILAERDAAVHERNQAVSAKLEAVAARDQALQQRDKALAERDKALIERDNALAALQHHENSLNFAMSGGGKRYQGDGDNDDGFTLDDVCPTTTTTSTNTTKAIKRKKGKKVGEDLNLLVASPGKKCKKDWDTNHFGLNLVTFDEKTMPVPVCTCTGSAHQCYKWGNGGWQSSCCTTTLSQYPLPQMPNKRHSRVGGRKMSGNVFSRLLSHLAAEGYDLSSHVDLKDYWARHGTNRYITIK from the exons ATGGAGAATGGTGGGCAGTATGCAAATGGGTCTGATTACTTAAAAGGAGCAAACTCTATG TGGAATATGCTACCTCACCATCAGATCAAAGAGCAACACAATGCCTTGGTCATGAACAAAAAGATCATGTCCATCCTCGCCGAAAGAGACGCCGCTGTTCACGAACGCAACCAAGCTGTCTCCGCCAAATTGGAAGCCGTCGCAGCTCGAGACCAAGCCCTTCAGCAACGGGACAAAGCCCTTGCCGAAAGAGATAAAGCTTTGATCGAGAGGGACAATGCTCTTGCTGCCCTTCAGCACCATGAAAACAGTCTCAACTTTGCTATGTCCGGTGGTGGTAAGCGCTATCAAGGGGatggtgataatgatgatggTTTCACTCTTGATGATGTCTGccctactactactactacatcAACTAACACGACCAAGGCaatcaaaaggaaaaaaggaaagaaagtgGGTGAAGATCTGAACCTTCTGGTTGCTTCTCCTGGAAAGAAATGTAAAAAAGATTGGGACACTAACCATTTCGGTTTAAACTTGGTCACCTTTGATGAGAAGACTATGCCCGTGCCGGTTTGCACGTGCACAGGCTCTGCGCATCAGTGTTACAAATGGGGGAACGGTGGTTGGCAATCGTCTTGCTGCACGACCACCTTGTCGCAGTATCCGTTACCACAGATGCCAAACAAGAGGCATTCTCGGGTGGGCGGTAGGAAAATGAGCGGGAATGTTTTCTCCAGATTACTAAGCCATTTAGCAGCAGAAGGATATGATCTCTCGTCTCATGTTGACCTAAAAGACTATTGGGCTAGGCACGGGACCAACCGCTACATCACTATCAAGTAA